Proteins co-encoded in one Arachis hypogaea cultivar Tifrunner chromosome 11, arahy.Tifrunner.gnm2.J5K5, whole genome shotgun sequence genomic window:
- the LOC112723624 gene encoding probable xyloglucan endotransglucosylase/hydrolase protein 23, translated as MGIEVLIINSVLLIGFAVAASAGNFNQDFEITWGNDRAKVLNNGQLLTLSLDKASGSGFRSRNEYLFGKIDMQLKLVPGNSAGTVTAYYLSSLGDTHDEIDFEFLGNLSGEPYTLHTNVFTQGKGNREQQFHLWFDPTKDFHTYSLLWNPQSIIFSVDGTPIREFKNWESKGVPFPKNQAMRIYSSLWDAEDWATRGGLVKTDWTQAPFTASYKGFNAQACVWSSSSGSSCSSKQGQSWFTQSLDSTGQARIQWVQKNYMIYNYCTDTKRFPQGLPPECTLA; from the exons ATGGGGATTGAGGTACTTATTATTAATAGTGTTCTCCTTATAGGGTTTGCGGTTGCTGCATCCGCAGGTAACTTCAACCAAGACTTTGAAATTACATGGGGTAATGACCGTGCCAAAGTTCTCAACAACGGACAGCTTCTGACGCTGTCCCTTGACAAGGCCTCCGGCTCCGGCTTCCGTTCCCGGAACGAGTACCTGTTTGGAAAGATCGACATGCAGCTTAAACTTGTTCCTGGTAATTCAGCAGGCACAGTCACAGCCTATTAT CTAAGTTCACTTGGTGACACTCACGATGAGATAGACTTTGAATTTCTGGGGAACTTGAGTGGTGAACCATACACTCTGCACACGAATGTATTCACGCAAGGGAAAGGCAACAGAGAACAACAGTTCCATCTATGGTTCGACCCCACCAAGGACTTCCATACTTATTCTCTTCTTTGGAATCCTCAAAGCATCAT ATTCTCTGTGGACGGCACACCAATAAGGGAGTTCAAGAATTGGGAATCAAAAGGAGTTCCATTTCCTAAGAATCAAGCAATGAGGATATACTCAAGTCTATGGGACGCAGAAGATTGGGCCACAAGGGGTGGGCTTGTGAAGACTGATTGGACCCAAGCCCCATTCACAGCCTCATACAAAGGCTTCAATGCACAAGCTTGTGTTTGGAGCTCTTCTTCAGgctcctcttgttcttcaaaACAAGGCCAATCATGGTTCACTCAGTCACTTGACTCAACTGGGCAAGCAAGAATCCAGTGGGTTCAGAAGAACTACATGATCTACAATTACTGCACTGATACCAAACGATTCCCACAAGGCCTTCCTCCTGAATGCACCCTTGCATGA